In Mycoavidus cysteinexigens, a genomic segment contains:
- the pheS gene encoding phenylalanine--tRNA ligase subunit alpha has translation MDLEQIVADARHAFAQAADAVSLENEKARFLGKAGQLTELLKALGRLDAETRKREGVQINLAKQQVEEMLRARREQLADKLMQQRLAAEAMDVTLPGRGASKGSLHPVMQTWERVEQIFRSIGFDLAEGPEIETDWYNFTALNSPLNHPARSMQDTFYIDARDEKDQLLLLRTHTSPMQVRYARMNQPPIRVIAAGRTYRVDSDATHSPMFNQVEGLWIDENISFADLKGVYTEFLRRFFERDDLQVRFRPSYFPFTEPSAEIDMLFEQGKNAGKWLEISGAGQVHPNVIRNMGFAPERYTGFAFGSGLERLTMLRYGVQDLRHFFEGDVRFLQQFA, from the coding sequence ATGGATTTGGAGCAGATTGTCGCTGATGCTCGTCATGCTTTCGCGCAAGCAGCCGATGCGGTTTCTCTCGAAAATGAGAAAGCCCGTTTTCTTGGCAAAGCGGGGCAGTTGACGGAGCTTTTAAAAGCGCTTGGCCGGCTTGATGCGGAAACGCGCAAGCGCGAAGGGGTGCAGATTAATCTCGCCAAGCAGCAAGTAGAAGAAATGCTGCGTGCGCGGCGTGAGCAATTAGCGGATAAGCTGATGCAACAGCGCCTTGCGGCGGAAGCGATGGACGTCACCTTACCTGGCCGGGGCGCAAGTAAGGGTAGCTTACATCCTGTGATGCAGACCTGGGAACGGGTTGAACAGATCTTTCGCTCGATTGGCTTTGATCTCGCTGAAGGGCCTGAAATTGAAACGGACTGGTACAACTTTACTGCGCTGAATAGCCCGCTAAATCATCCGGCGCGTTCAATGCAGGATACGTTTTATATCGATGCACGGGATGAGAAAGATCAACTCCTGCTATTACGCACGCATACCAGCCCGATGCAGGTTCGCTATGCACGTATGAACCAGCCGCCCATCAGGGTGATCGCTGCGGGGCGCACTTATCGCGTCGATAGCGACGCAACGCATTCACCCATGTTTAATCAAGTAGAAGGGCTTTGGATCGATGAAAACATTAGTTTTGCCGATCTGAAAGGCGTCTATACAGAATTTTTGCGACGCTTTTTTGAGCGCGATGATTTGCAGGTGCGTTTTCGCCCATCTTACTTTCCATTTACTGAACCTTCTGCTGAAATCGATATGCTATTTGAGCAAGGCAAAAATGCTGGCAAATGGCTCGAGATTTCTGGCGCAGGCCAAGTCCATCCAAATGTGATTCGCAATATGGGTTTTGCCCCAGAACGCTATACCGGCTTTGCCTTTGGCAGTGGTTTAGAGCGGCTCACGATGTTACGTTATGGGGTGCAAGATTTGCGCCACTTTTTTGAAGGTGACGTGCGCTTTTTGCAGCAGTTTGCGTAA
- the rpmI gene encoding 50S ribosomal protein L35 codes for MPKMKTKKSAAKRFVVRPGGTVKRGQAFKRHILTKKSTKSKRHLRGSTQVCAADMGAVRAMLPFA; via the coding sequence ATGCCTAAAATGAAAACCAAGAAAAGCGCAGCTAAGCGCTTTGTGGTGCGTCCAGGTGGAACCGTTAAACGGGGCCAAGCTTTTAAGCGCCATATCCTTACCAAAAAGTCGACGAAAAGTAAGCGTCATTTGCGCGGTAGCACACAAGTGTGTGCCGCTGATATGGGCGCGGTGCGCGCCATGCTTCCATTTGCTTGA
- the sctT gene encoding type III secretion system export apparatus subunit SctT, which yields MEDLLLLHHLTESFIGLLLTIGICSTRILIVLMVLPALSDQVLQGTARNSVAIMFGTFVAYGQPVSLQEMPALTMLLVVGKEAMLGLILGFAASTIFWAASSIGVLIDDLAGFNNIQVSNPMRQDISTPISSLLEQLTIAAFWVLGGMIFLLGALYQSFHWWPIESLTPVAGSILEAFVLRQTDTLMEIICKLAAPMVLILVLVDLAFGFLAKGAEKLDLMAYGQPVKGTITLFMLAIFIGIFLNQVQAQLSLKDIAAQFQNLSKPH from the coding sequence ATGGAAGACTTGCTATTGTTGCACCATCTTACGGAGTCGTTCATTGGGTTGTTACTGACGATTGGGATATGCAGTACGCGGATTTTGATTGTTCTAATGGTTTTGCCTGCTTTAAGCGACCAAGTTTTGCAAGGTACGGCTAGAAACAGTGTCGCCATCATGTTTGGTACTTTTGTCGCTTATGGCCAGCCAGTGAGTTTGCAGGAAATGCCCGCGTTGACGATGCTGTTAGTGGTAGGTAAAGAGGCGATGTTAGGGTTAATCCTGGGTTTTGCTGCTTCGACTATTTTTTGGGCTGCTTCTAGTATTGGGGTGTTAATTGACGATTTGGCCGGCTTTAATAATATTCAAGTCAGTAATCCAATGCGTCAAGATATTAGCACTCCTATTTCTTCGTTGTTAGAGCAACTTACAATCGCTGCTTTTTGGGTTTTGGGCGGCATGATTTTCTTGTTGGGTGCGCTTTACCAATCTTTCCATTGGTGGCCGATCGAAAGTTTGACGCCGGTGGCGGGCTCGATACTTGAAGCATTCGTCTTGCGTCAGACAGATACATTGATGGAAATTATTTGTAAGCTAGCAGCGCCGATGGTACTGATTTTAGTTTTAGTCGATTTGGCGTTCGGGTTTTTAGCCAAAGGCGCGGAAAAATTGGATCTTATGGCATATGGTCAGCCTGTCAAAGGAACTATCACATTGTTTATGTTGGCGATTTTTATTGGGATTTTTCTTAACCAGGTTCAGGCGCAACTATCCCTTAAAGATATTGCCGCCCAGTTTCAGAATTTGAGCAAACCGCATTGA
- the sctJ gene encoding type III secretion system inner membrane ring lipoprotein SctJ gives MFHTQFGRRWRLFAAIALIALLAACQKELYGNLGEHDANEMIVALLQAGVDARKSSPDGGKTWSIAVSGDQVVRAMEVLRAKGLPQQKFSNLGDMFKKDGLVSTPTEERVRFIYGVSQELSRTLSEIDGVVTARVHIVLPNNDPLAQHAQPSSASVFIKYRPDANVATLSPQIKNLVVHSIEGLSYEQVSVITVPAEPINTAIANPDHAVGWLKTLCIVFIALLVGAGAVLAWLKPDVLMANQYLRKIVQQVQTLKKGSRKKNAGGS, from the coding sequence ATGTTTCATACCCAGTTTGGCAGACGTTGGCGCTTGTTCGCCGCGATTGCACTAATAGCGCTGCTGGCGGCCTGCCAGAAAGAGCTTTATGGCAACCTGGGTGAACATGACGCAAATGAAATGATCGTTGCGCTACTGCAAGCAGGTGTGGATGCGCGTAAATCGAGTCCTGATGGGGGCAAGACCTGGAGCATTGCAGTTTCGGGCGATCAAGTAGTGCGTGCAATGGAAGTGTTGCGCGCTAAAGGATTGCCTCAGCAAAAATTCTCCAATTTAGGGGACATGTTTAAGAAAGACGGCTTGGTATCGACCCCAACTGAAGAGCGGGTGCGTTTTATTTATGGCGTTTCACAAGAGCTTTCACGCACGCTGTCAGAAATAGATGGCGTGGTGACCGCTCGGGTGCATATTGTATTGCCTAATAATGATCCGCTAGCGCAGCATGCACAACCTTCTTCGGCATCGGTATTCATTAAATATCGTCCCGATGCAAATGTCGCTACGCTCTCGCCGCAAATCAAAAATTTGGTGGTTCATAGCATTGAAGGCTTGTCTTACGAGCAAGTGAGCGTAATTACAGTGCCTGCGGAGCCCATTAATACAGCAATCGCTAATCCAGATCATGCGGTAGGCTGGTTAAAAACACTCTGCATCGTGTTCATCGCGTTACTGGTTGGAGCCGGTGCCGTACTGGCTTGGTTAAAACCTGATGTGCTCATGGCGAATCAATATCTACGCAAAATTGTGCAGCAGGTTCAAACATTGAAAAAAGGTTCACGCAAGAAAAATGCGGGCGGGTCATAA
- a CDS encoding HrpB1 family type III secretion system apparatus protein produces MTYLDCDDEVIWGLIDVISAAVVGDSTFQEKEGDGPDPGDIELMINAVRVLRPNLLEFEIYEAMLLMKRGLLDDAVRTINRILSLRPDFNYGKAILAFCLLRKRDPKWTILADQVIEANEPPEAVKLVTLLQEYIAFVEGRLAPSEIHAVKILEESSKAQVEAFNTSAEYFPRA; encoded by the coding sequence ATGACTTACCTTGATTGTGATGATGAAGTGATCTGGGGCTTGATCGATGTGATTAGTGCAGCGGTTGTTGGCGACAGCACTTTTCAAGAGAAAGAGGGGGATGGGCCAGACCCAGGCGATATTGAGTTGATGATCAATGCTGTGCGCGTTTTGCGGCCGAATTTACTCGAGTTTGAAATCTATGAGGCCATGCTGCTCATGAAGCGAGGCTTGCTTGATGATGCGGTTAGGACGATTAATCGCATTCTTAGTCTACGGCCCGATTTTAATTATGGTAAAGCCATCCTGGCTTTTTGCCTATTGAGGAAGCGAGATCCTAAGTGGACCATTCTAGCTGATCAAGTGATAGAAGCCAACGAACCGCCAGAAGCGGTGAAATTGGTCACGTTGCTGCAAGAATACATAGCGTTTGTTGAGGGTCGGCTTGCTCCCAGTGAAATACACGCGGTTAAGATTCTAGAAGAGAGTTCAAAGGCGCAGGTAGAGGCTTTTAATACAAGTGCTGAATATTTCCCACGTGCCTAA
- the rplT gene encoding 50S ribosomal protein L20, whose translation MPRVKRGVTARARHKKVIDAAKGYRGRRNNVYRVAKQAVMKAGQYAYRDRRNKKRVFRALWITRINAAVREHDMTYSVFVNGLKKAAIELDRKVLADMAVMDKAAFAAIVQQVKTVVVN comes from the coding sequence ATGCCTCGAGTTAAACGTGGGGTCACTGCACGGGCCCGCCATAAAAAAGTCATTGATGCTGCTAAAGGGTATCGTGGCCGTCGTAACAATGTCTATCGGGTTGCCAAACAAGCCGTAATGAAAGCGGGGCAGTATGCCTACCGCGACCGTCGCAATAAAAAGCGCGTTTTCCGTGCTTTGTGGATTACCCGTATCAATGCAGCTGTGCGCGAGCATGATATGACGTATAGCGTATTTGTGAATGGCCTGAAAAAAGCGGCGATTGAATTGGACCGTAAAGTTCTGGCCGATATGGCGGTGATGGATAAAGCCGCATTTGCAGCCATTGTTCAGCAGGTTAAAACAGTGGTTGTAAACTAA
- the thrS gene encoding threonine--tRNA ligase, whose translation MISVHLLDGSVRDFERPVSVAEVAASISSGLAKAALGARLDGKLVDTSALIERNVSLAIITGQDEEGLSIIRHSAAHLLAYAVKDLYPEAQVTIGPVIQNGFYYDFAYSRPFTPEDLEKIEKHMRELVKRNEAVLRREMPREQAIHYFNGIGEHYKAELIESIPPGEVITLYSHGGFTDLCRGPHVPNTGKLKAFKLLKVAGAYWRGDARNQQLQRIYGTAWATQEQLDAYLYQLEEAEKRDHRKLGKQLDLFHLQDNAPGMVFWHPSGWAIWQQIEQYMRTRLTVAGYREIRTPQVIDRLLWERSGHWQNYRENMFTTESEKRDYAIKPMSCPGHVQVFNHTLHSYRDLPLRLAEFGSCHRNEPSGALHGLMRVRGFVQDDAHIFCTEEQIIAESIAFNTLAMEIYKDFGFTDIAIKLSLRPEQRAGSDEAWQRAEEGLRQALSACNLNWQELPGEGAFYGPKIEYHIKDALGRSWQCGTLQLDFVLPERLDAEYVAEDNSRRRPVMLHRAVLGSMERFIGILIEHYAGALPVWLAPTQAVVLNIAQSQALYAGEVAETLQKQGFRVEADLRNEKISYKIREHTLRKIPYLLVVGDRERDAKMVAVRARGGIDRGVISLDDFVASLHNEMLSFK comes from the coding sequence ATGATTTCAGTACATTTACTTGACGGCTCCGTGCGCGACTTCGAGCGCCCAGTCTCGGTGGCTGAAGTGGCGGCCTCAATTAGCTCTGGGCTTGCTAAAGCAGCGCTCGGCGCGCGCCTTGATGGAAAGCTGGTTGATACTTCAGCGCTGATTGAGCGCAATGTATCCTTGGCGATTATTACGGGTCAGGATGAAGAGGGTTTGAGCATCATCCGCCATTCGGCCGCCCATTTGCTTGCTTATGCGGTTAAAGACCTTTATCCGGAAGCTCAGGTGACAATCGGACCTGTGATCCAAAATGGGTTTTATTATGATTTTGCATATAGTCGCCCGTTTACGCCAGAGGATCTTGAGAAAATTGAAAAACACATGCGCGAGTTGGTGAAGCGCAACGAAGCGGTGCTGCGCCGGGAAATGCCGCGCGAGCAAGCGATTCATTATTTTAATGGTATCGGCGAACATTACAAAGCCGAACTTATCGAGTCAATTCCACCTGGCGAAGTGATTACATTGTATTCGCATGGTGGTTTTACTGACTTATGCCGTGGCCCGCATGTGCCGAATACGGGCAAATTAAAAGCCTTCAAATTATTGAAAGTCGCGGGCGCATATTGGCGGGGTGATGCGCGCAATCAACAGTTGCAACGGATTTATGGTACTGCTTGGGCGACCCAAGAGCAGTTAGACGCTTACTTATACCAGCTAGAAGAAGCTGAAAAGCGCGACCATCGTAAACTTGGCAAGCAGCTTGACCTTTTTCATTTGCAAGATAATGCCCCGGGCATGGTGTTTTGGCATCCGTCAGGCTGGGCGATATGGCAGCAAATTGAGCAATATATGCGGACTCGTCTCACCGTTGCCGGCTATCGTGAAATTCGCACGCCACAGGTGATCGATCGTTTATTATGGGAGCGCTCCGGCCATTGGCAGAACTATCGTGAAAATATGTTCACGACTGAATCTGAAAAACGTGACTATGCGATTAAACCGATGAGTTGCCCGGGGCATGTTCAAGTTTTTAATCACACGCTACATTCATATCGTGATTTGCCATTGCGTTTGGCGGAGTTTGGTTCATGTCACCGTAATGAGCCTTCAGGCGCATTGCATGGCTTGATGCGTGTGCGCGGTTTTGTGCAAGACGATGCGCATATTTTTTGTACGGAAGAACAAATTATTGCTGAATCGATCGCCTTTAATACATTGGCGATGGAGATTTATAAAGATTTTGGTTTTACGGACATTGCGATTAAGTTATCGCTACGTCCTGAGCAGCGTGCGGGTTCCGATGAAGCTTGGCAGCGTGCAGAAGAAGGGTTGCGCCAAGCTTTATCCGCCTGCAATTTAAATTGGCAAGAGTTGCCGGGCGAAGGCGCTTTCTATGGCCCCAAGATTGAGTATCATATTAAAGATGCGCTGGGCCGTTCATGGCAGTGTGGCACGCTGCAACTTGATTTTGTCTTGCCAGAAAGACTTGATGCTGAGTATGTAGCAGAAGATAATAGCCGCCGTCGACCCGTGATGCTGCATCGTGCCGTATTGGGTTCAATGGAGCGCTTTATTGGAATTTTAATTGAACATTATGCCGGTGCGTTGCCGGTATGGCTCGCGCCAACCCAAGCGGTAGTGTTGAATATCGCCCAAAGTCAAGCGCTTTACGCGGGCGAGGTCGCTGAAACTCTGCAAAAGCAAGGTTTCAGGGTTGAAGCTGATTTGCGCAATGAAAAAATTAGCTATAAAATACGCGAGCATACGTTACGCAAGATCCCGTATTTGCTGGTTGTAGGCGACCGGGAACGGGATGCTAAAATGGTCGCTGTGCGTGCGCGTGGTGGCATAGATCGTGGAGTGATCTCGCTTGACGATTTTGTTGCGAGTTTGCACAATGAAATGTTGAGCTTTAAATAA
- a CDS encoding type III secretion protein HrpB4 → MAAQDSLLATHQEYAALIAAYSRNLAVLPRYIHASWWGGLAKLVVLGYQGEGLKCTRALFALADMKLPRLEDFQGLSGKLGALASPHALQCFRLRALAFRRSELRHSIDRKSRALLRTWLDAAELDQLMALPGSPQTALLERSFEMKPLIALQQAELEWEGLCLFGRDRIWAPTGPFAWLKMHFPREQAPLPWVMATCKQDGGIDTRFDPNGSEAVLAMLPDLNGEELC, encoded by the coding sequence ATGGCTGCACAGGACTCGCTACTCGCTACACACCAAGAATATGCTGCGTTAATTGCAGCTTATAGTAGAAATCTTGCGGTGTTGCCGCGCTATATCCACGCCTCCTGGTGGGGTGGATTAGCTAAGCTGGTGGTGCTCGGTTACCAGGGCGAAGGACTTAAATGTACGCGTGCTTTATTTGCGCTGGCAGATATGAAACTCCCTCGATTGGAGGATTTTCAAGGTCTGTCAGGTAAGTTAGGCGCTTTAGCTAGCCCCCATGCATTACAGTGTTTCCGTTTGCGGGCATTGGCGTTTCGTCGCAGTGAGCTGCGTCATAGCATTGACCGGAAAAGCCGTGCGTTACTGCGTACTTGGCTGGATGCGGCAGAATTGGATCAACTGATGGCTTTACCGGGGTCTCCGCAAACCGCGTTGTTGGAGCGTTCATTTGAGATGAAACCGCTGATTGCTTTGCAGCAAGCTGAGCTTGAATGGGAAGGACTTTGCCTCTTCGGACGTGATCGCATATGGGCGCCAACCGGCCCGTTTGCCTGGTTGAAAATGCATTTTCCACGTGAGCAAGCGCCGTTGCCATGGGTTATGGCGACGTGTAAGCAAGATGGCGGCATTGATACACGATTTGATCCTAATGGCAGTGAGGCGGTGCTGGCAATGTTGCCTGATTTAAATGGGGAAGAGCTATGTTGA
- the sctN gene encoding type III secretion system ATPase SctN has product MNQMRDFQGLTDLIERELRLRPSVQQAGKVIEVTGTLIRATGIEVKLGEMCELRSPEGKLLQYAEVVGFAQSVAILSPFGSLTHLSRATRVIGLGRPLSVKVGPQLLGRVIDALGAPIDQRGPLEYEALRPILADPPDPMSRRLIEEPFYTGVRAVDAFMTFGDGQRVGVFAPAGVGKSTLMGMFARGSACDVSVIALIGERGREVREFIEQILGETALARSVVVCATSDRSSIERAKASYVATTIAEYFRDQGLRVLLMMDSLTRFARAQREIGLAAGEPPTRRGFPPSLFAELPRLLERAGTSDKGSITALYTVLMEDEDSSDPVAEEVRSILDGHIILSREIAARNQYPAIDVLGSLSRVMHQVTPEPHREAAARVRRLLAKHREVETLLQLGEYQAGSDPVADEAIAKIEAIRSLLSQRTDALADPTETIETLQELVSE; this is encoded by the coding sequence ATGAACCAAATGCGCGATTTCCAAGGTCTGACTGATTTAATTGAGCGCGAGCTCAGGTTACGGCCGTCTGTCCAGCAAGCTGGCAAAGTCATTGAAGTCACCGGTACGCTGATTCGCGCTACAGGTATCGAGGTTAAACTGGGCGAGATGTGCGAGTTGCGCAGTCCAGAGGGCAAACTACTGCAATATGCTGAAGTGGTTGGCTTTGCCCAAAGTGTTGCGATTCTTTCTCCTTTTGGTAGCTTAACCCACCTTTCACGCGCCACTCGCGTAATTGGTCTGGGGCGTCCGCTTTCAGTTAAAGTTGGGCCGCAACTGTTGGGTCGTGTGATTGATGCGCTGGGCGCGCCGATTGATCAGCGCGGCCCACTTGAATATGAGGCGCTGCGGCCGATTTTAGCCGATCCTCCTGATCCAATGAGCCGCCGTTTAATCGAAGAGCCATTTTATACGGGTGTGCGCGCGGTGGATGCATTTATGACGTTCGGCGACGGCCAGCGGGTAGGGGTCTTTGCCCCGGCTGGAGTAGGCAAAAGCACGTTGATGGGCATGTTTGCTCGAGGCTCAGCCTGCGATGTTAGTGTCATTGCATTAATTGGCGAGCGCGGTCGTGAAGTGCGTGAATTCATTGAGCAGATTCTTGGCGAAACGGCGTTAGCGCGCTCAGTGGTTGTGTGTGCAACCTCAGACCGTTCTTCAATTGAACGCGCGAAGGCCAGTTATGTAGCGACTACGATTGCTGAATATTTCCGTGATCAAGGATTGCGCGTTCTGTTGATGATGGATTCTTTGACTCGTTTTGCGCGCGCGCAGCGTGAGATTGGGTTGGCGGCGGGTGAGCCGCCTACCCGGCGTGGTTTTCCCCCTTCGTTATTTGCTGAGTTGCCGCGTTTACTAGAGCGCGCTGGCACGTCAGATAAAGGTTCTATTACGGCACTTTATACAGTGCTTATGGAAGATGAAGATAGTAGCGATCCAGTGGCTGAAGAAGTGCGCAGTATTCTTGATGGTCATATTATTTTATCGCGTGAGATTGCCGCCCGTAATCAGTACCCGGCAATTGACGTACTGGGCAGCTTATCGCGCGTTATGCATCAGGTCACTCCTGAGCCGCACCGGGAGGCCGCGGCGCGCGTGCGACGTCTATTGGCTAAACATCGTGAAGTAGAAACCCTATTGCAGCTTGGTGAATATCAAGCAGGCAGTGACCCTGTTGCAGATGAGGCGATCGCAAAAATCGAAGCGATCCGTAGTTTGCTATCGCAGCGCACAGACGCGCTTGCCGATCCGACTGAGACAATTGAAACGCTACAGGAGCTCGTCAGCGAATGA
- the sctL gene encoding type III secretion system stator protein SctL yields the protein MLIWLRYPKRANAAKLAQAGIGIEGDVIPAAALGRLLELEDGFAALAGEREQGQRELEEKAKKVYENAYKKGYAEGQEQALDEWYERALAAMSDYQQIRLRMRERLAGLVVSAVEQIVQTEDTKTLFARALSTLDQIVEGASSLTVSVNPSQLEAAQQTFEEFVSKLGQLGRPIKLIMRSDRRLALGACICESDFGIVDASLDIQLQALRAAVERALTADITQAPHAVASEMNADEEDSDEEDLDEEDLDEEYSDEEDLDEEDSDEEDSDEEDSDEEDSDEEDSDEEDSDEEDSDEEDSDEKDSDEEDSDEEDSDEEDSDEEDSDEKDLDEEDSDEEDSDEEDSDEEDSDEEDSDEEDSDEEDSDEEDSDEEDSDEEDSDEEDSDEEDSDEEDSDEEDLGEEDSDEEDSGEENLGEEDSGEEDSDEEDSGEEGSATGNLDEEDLDAEDPDEVNSEKIPTKPYPPSAG from the coding sequence ATGTTGATCTGGCTGCGCTATCCAAAACGCGCTAATGCTGCCAAGCTCGCGCAAGCAGGCATAGGCATTGAGGGCGATGTAATTCCTGCGGCCGCGCTTGGGCGTTTGCTTGAGTTGGAGGATGGCTTTGCAGCACTCGCAGGCGAGCGAGAGCAAGGGCAGCGCGAACTCGAAGAAAAAGCTAAAAAGGTATATGAAAACGCTTACAAAAAAGGGTATGCAGAAGGCCAAGAGCAGGCGCTTGATGAGTGGTATGAACGTGCTTTAGCGGCCATGAGTGATTATCAGCAGATTCGTTTGCGCATGCGCGAGCGGCTAGCGGGATTGGTCGTCTCAGCAGTTGAACAAATAGTGCAAACAGAAGACACCAAAACTTTATTCGCGCGCGCTCTGTCGACTTTGGACCAAATTGTTGAGGGGGCTTCTTCGCTTACCGTCTCAGTTAATCCATCTCAGCTCGAAGCAGCCCAGCAGACCTTTGAAGAGTTTGTCAGTAAGTTGGGCCAACTAGGCCGGCCAATCAAATTAATTATGCGCTCAGATAGACGGCTTGCGCTTGGAGCTTGCATCTGTGAATCTGATTTTGGCATTGTTGATGCAAGTTTAGACATTCAATTGCAGGCGTTACGCGCTGCTGTTGAGCGGGCTCTTACCGCAGACATTACGCAAGCGCCTCACGCTGTAGCCAGCGAGATGAATGCAGATGAAGAGGATTCAGACGAAGAAGATTTAGATGAAGAAGATTTAGACGAAGAGTATTCAGACGAAGAAGATTTAGACGAAGAGGATTCAGACGAAGAGGATTCAGACGAAGAAGATTCAGACGAAGAAGATTCAGACGAAGAAGATTCAGACGAAGAAGATTCAGACGAAGAGGATTCAGACGAAGAAGATTCAGACGAAAAGGATTCAGACGAAGAGGATTCAGACGAAGAGGATTCAGACGAAGAAGATTCAGACGAAGAAGATTCAGACGAAAAGGATTTAGACGAAGAGGATTCAGACGAAGAAGATTCAGACGAAGAAGATTCAGACGAAGAAGATTCAGACGAAGAGGATTCAGACGAAGAGGATTCAGACGAAGAGGATTCAGACGAAGAAGATTCAGACGAAGAAGATTCAGACGAAGAAGATTCAGACGAAGAAGATTCAGACGAAGAAGATTCAGACGAAGAAGATTCAGACGAGGAGGATTTAGGCGAAGAAGATTCAGACGAAGAAGATTCAGGCGAAGAAAATTTAGGCGAAGAAGATTCAGGCGAAGAAGATTCAGACGAAGAAGATTCAGGCGAAGAAGGTTCAGCCACAGGAAATTTAGACGAAGAAGATTTAGATGCAGAAGATCCAGACGAAGTAAATTCTGAAAAAATTCCTACAAAACCTTATCCACCGTCGGCAGGTTAA
- the infC gene encoding translation initiation factor IF-3 gives MHRLNSGITAPEVRLLGVDGEAIGIVKLAEALRLAEQAEIDLVEIAPQAAPPVCRLMDYGKFKYQEAKKAHEAKLKQKVIQVKEVKFRPGTDDGDYNVKLRNLTRFLEEGDKTKVTLRFRGREMAHQEIGMRMLERLRADLEEHGQVEQMPKMEGRQIVMVLSPKKKK, from the coding sequence TTGCACCGCCTAAATAGCGGAATTACAGCGCCTGAAGTGCGTTTGTTGGGTGTAGATGGCGAGGCCATTGGGATTGTAAAGTTGGCTGAAGCTTTGCGTTTAGCGGAACAAGCCGAGATTGATTTAGTCGAAATTGCGCCTCAAGCAGCTCCTCCAGTTTGCCGCTTAATGGATTATGGGAAGTTCAAGTACCAAGAAGCCAAGAAGGCGCACGAGGCAAAGCTTAAACAAAAAGTGATTCAGGTTAAGGAAGTTAAATTCCGCCCGGGCACAGATGATGGCGATTACAATGTCAAATTACGTAATTTGACGCGCTTTCTCGAAGAAGGCGATAAAACCAAAGTCACTTTGCGTTTTCGAGGCCGTGAAATGGCCCACCAGGAAATTGGCATGCGCATGCTTGAGCGTTTGCGTGCTGACCTGGAAGAACATGGTCAAGTTGAGCAAATGCCCAAGATGGAAGGGCGACAGATTGTAATGGTGTTATCACCTAAGAAGAAAAAGTAG
- a CDS encoding ComEA family DNA-binding protein, translating to MLKNLLFIVSILTLIFTSVIHSAYAQVDVNAANVATLQSIKGINSVKAEAIVKERDTHGPYQDLADLAARVKGLGQKSVTKLQQQGLVIGATVKPPVKSNIAVKSRPAEKK from the coding sequence ATGCTCAAGAATCTATTATTTATCGTATCTATCCTAACGCTAATCTTTACCAGCGTTATCCATTCTGCATATGCGCAAGTCGATGTGAACGCTGCTAATGTAGCCACTTTGCAAAGCATAAAAGGGATTAATTCGGTCAAAGCAGAAGCTATTGTTAAAGAGCGCGATACGCATGGTCCATATCAGGATCTGGCGGATTTAGCTGCACGTGTGAAGGGGCTAGGTCAGAAGTCAGTGACTAAGCTCCAACAACAAGGACTGGTCATTGGCGCCACAGTAAAGCCGCCGGTCAAATCAAATATAGCCGTCAAGTCTCGCCCCGCTGAAAAAAAGTAA